A genomic region of Papaver somniferum cultivar HN1 chromosome 7, ASM357369v1, whole genome shotgun sequence contains the following coding sequences:
- the LOC113300583 gene encoding E3 ubiquitin-protein ligase ATL4-like: MNRSIAVLISVIIIVLIIITIKLLRHIIHRHFSDTITTTTTTSPLSSLPPPSPQPQINHSPPPQIRTHSPQPNPKSDQHNQDLINSLPTFRFESIKGIRESTSSLSSASTAATTTATLDCAICISRFEKQDQLRLLPSCCHVFHSVCIDQWILLSNYNCPICRSDVKLSVDGEDDDDGELKMISSSSRSFRIEIGSVSRSSRIEIGSFSASDLQNRSYSLGSFEYWVQDFDAEVFVELERINENRAQSDEVSVSAGGAAGGDEAAEIVIEDPVPAESDEAASYARSLSYSLQFSDRFYGGQRSGGGMDEGGGGGRVWDLEGNRFGEELSGFFGFLSRA, from the coding sequence ATGAACAGAAGCATAGCAGTACTCATCAGCGTTATCATCATCGttctaatcatcatcaccatcaaacTCCTCCGTCACATAATCCACCGTCACTTTTCcgacaccatcaccaccaccacaacaacatcaCCATTATCATCtctaccaccaccatcaccacagcCACAGATCAATCACTCACCACCACCGCAAATCCGTACACATTCGCCACAACCAAATCCCAAATCAGATCAACACAATCAGGACCTTATAAATTCTTTACCTACTTTCAGATTTGAATCAATCAAAGGAATTCGTGAATCTACATCCTCCTTATCttcagcatcaacagcagcaacCACGACGGCCACACTTGATTGTGCGATTTGTATTTCGAGATTTGAGAAACAAGATCAATTGAGGTTGCTTCCGAGTTGTTGTCATGTATTTCATTCTGTTTGTATTGATCAGTGGATTTTGCTGTCGAATTACAATTGTCCGATTTGCAGATCTGATGTGAAACTTTCAGTTGAcggtgaagatgatgatgatggagaaTTGAAGATGATTTCGTCGTCTTCGAGAAGTTTCAGAATTGAGATTGGAAGTGTGAGTCGGAGTAGTAGAATTGAGATTGGAAGCTTCTCTGCCAGTGATTTGCAGAATCGGTCTTACTCGCTTGGATCGTTTGAGTATTGGGTTCAGGATTTCGATGCTGAGGTTTTCGTGGAATTGGAAAGGATTAATGAGAATCGAGCTCAATCTGATGAAGTTTCAGTTTCTGCTGGTGGCGCTGCTGGTGGTGATGAAGCGGCGGAGATTGTGATTGAGGATCCAGTTCCAGCTGAATCTGATGAAGCTGCGTCTTATGCTAGATCTCTGTCATATTCTTTGCAGTTTTCTGATAGGTTTTATGGTGGACagaggagtggtggtggaatggatGAAGGCGGCGGCGGTGGAAGGGTTTGGGATTTGGAGGGAAATCGATTTGGGGAAGAACTCTCtggattctttggttttctctcGAGGGCATAA